Proteins co-encoded in one Halorussus lipolyticus genomic window:
- the pglX gene encoding BREX-5 system adenine-specific DNA-methyltransferase PglX, with protein sequence MAGDSLSRRKAQLDTPERDHLESVVAEMRERVEDNLALRLSQMGLDTEPDDDAGLDDEARQVAEAIALEAGDDGDWDAVVSEYVTGVGYTVVNRLSALRCMEVRGFLDEEVTAFNDDGLTPSAETLVRDESLPADEAVLTAYRDACDELTEEIELLFDRSSADSQIEPDADAFEDLCALLDEVPDEVWRADDVLGWVYEYYNVSQLPEVRERMRTGRFDADDVAVANQFYTPHWVARLLTDNAVAKPHLLASGERDACIEAQRGLSPDERIERDPGYDAAPEIEDLCTYLVAAESDDAGNVVPDRHPSKIRVLDPACGTGHFLLYAFDVLERIWRDATDVDPAEIPARILKHNLHGIDIDMQACRLSAFNLYLKARSRAETEGGDDFEMPTLGVVCADSERSDTTRARGVIETLAETSDEFAGALETVLEDFRETDGLGGLLDVTGTLADALDRATHSEEAGDTSSLSAWIDRLHDEIEREAGDRFCHQNLRSFLRVVRLLTDEYDAVVMNPPYGGHRRMPKGVKEYVGDHYEFKPEYYANFLEQSGRLLKPQGRIGMLVPRSFMYKESFEDVRRELVEPDGKFDFDFLVEFGDGVLDNATVRTVGTVLTKGETENSRGGDDHQSVGEFVQLSDVRADEQEETFARVLGDDPEVAWRRHSVPTDEFRTVPGGMLTYWTPSDLRELYASETVLDAEQAGLDRDGIGSAKKGIDTGDNDRFVRRSWECDDESRWRPYAKGGERSWFHYPDDFRVLWGTGEDAGREISRHDSSTIRNRDAQGREAVTWPLIKDSGHRFARFPSGGVSDNGGPCFYPDDESTAYLTALLNSTIYTGLMLAQTPERQWNLSDVAVLPYFDAPDEARRKLTEASAELTELVERFESRRLRSGRYGETLGEYEDVAEFVAERANAIEEIVGRMRERKAEIDAIVARELAIGDDVLAEIEREAALRYGGFDPVPYDTSDLPTDEEAVCRRLVSHLVLRAVRESDDGIVDLSADFRPGEDLHDAIADELHDLFDAPPEAVLADIDRTLGAQSAESSAYPNVERWVREEFFDAHLSQFENTPVIWRLTTARLVSDPAGEGFGCLVDYAEIDSSLFDRLETQYLEPRKADLRERRNAAERRRADDSLSASERADAADEYDRCVSGLEQIEAFEEAMRALSDESPREWGPDDRERAEALGRDVAEFRERTDEKLDGLDKLADLHDEAWFADVFSPAFREKVAANRGEWISALEDLQAACSAYARPAEKPVEAHHYDLLAHFPDLAGSDHYSSNGVLFTTYYFEREEIRHLDEEQPEGSPGESTENPSESTANPSDETAEILADLTADVDEYKSLAEEIEDQCADLKRSLSSDWKTRALAEITTAGYRPERKHGVAVTLEPLADAKLVPESVERRVL encoded by the coding sequence ATGGCGGGCGACTCTCTCTCCCGGCGGAAGGCCCAACTGGACACACCGGAGCGCGACCATCTCGAAAGCGTCGTGGCCGAGATGCGTGAGCGCGTCGAGGACAACCTCGCGCTCCGACTCTCACAGATGGGCCTCGACACCGAACCCGACGATGACGCCGGGTTAGACGACGAGGCCCGACAAGTAGCCGAGGCCATCGCCCTCGAAGCGGGAGACGACGGCGACTGGGATGCTGTGGTGTCGGAGTACGTCACTGGCGTCGGCTACACCGTGGTCAATCGCCTCTCTGCGCTCCGGTGCATGGAGGTCCGCGGATTTCTCGACGAGGAGGTCACGGCGTTCAACGACGACGGTCTCACCCCTTCGGCGGAGACACTGGTTCGCGACGAGTCTCTGCCAGCGGACGAGGCCGTCCTGACGGCCTATCGGGACGCCTGCGACGAGTTGACCGAGGAAATCGAACTCCTGTTCGACCGGTCGTCTGCCGACAGTCAGATAGAACCCGATGCCGACGCCTTCGAGGACCTCTGTGCCCTGCTGGACGAGGTTCCCGACGAGGTGTGGCGGGCAGACGACGTACTCGGGTGGGTCTACGAGTACTACAACGTCAGCCAACTCCCCGAGGTGCGAGAGCGGATGCGGACCGGCCGGTTCGACGCCGACGACGTGGCGGTCGCAAACCAGTTCTACACGCCCCACTGGGTCGCGCGACTGCTGACCGACAACGCGGTGGCCAAGCCCCACCTGCTGGCGAGTGGCGAGCGAGACGCCTGCATCGAGGCCCAGCGTGGACTCTCTCCGGACGAGCGAATCGAGCGCGACCCCGGATACGACGCCGCGCCGGAAATCGAGGACCTCTGCACCTACCTCGTGGCCGCCGAATCGGACGACGCCGGGAACGTGGTGCCCGACCGACACCCCTCCAAGATTCGAGTGCTGGACCCCGCCTGCGGGACCGGCCATTTCCTGCTGTACGCCTTCGACGTGCTGGAGCGAATCTGGCGCGACGCGACGGACGTGGACCCGGCCGAGATTCCGGCGCGGATTCTGAAGCACAACCTCCACGGCATCGACATCGACATGCAGGCGTGCCGACTGTCGGCGTTCAACCTCTATCTGAAGGCCCGCAGTCGGGCCGAGACCGAGGGCGGCGACGATTTCGAGATGCCGACTCTCGGGGTCGTCTGCGCCGACAGCGAACGCTCGGACACGACCCGAGCGCGGGGGGTAATCGAGACGCTGGCCGAGACCAGCGACGAGTTCGCCGGGGCGCTAGAGACCGTCCTCGAAGATTTTCGGGAGACTGACGGCCTCGGGGGCCTCCTCGACGTGACGGGGACGCTGGCGGACGCACTCGACCGGGCCACCCACTCGGAGGAGGCGGGCGACACCTCCTCGCTGTCGGCGTGGATAGACCGACTCCACGACGAGATTGAACGCGAGGCAGGCGACCGGTTTTGCCACCAGAATCTCCGGAGTTTCCTCCGAGTCGTGCGTCTGCTGACCGACGAGTACGACGCCGTGGTGATGAATCCGCCCTACGGCGGCCACCGCCGGATGCCCAAGGGGGTCAAGGAGTACGTCGGGGACCACTACGAGTTCAAGCCCGAATACTACGCTAACTTCTTGGAGCAGTCCGGGCGACTCCTCAAACCGCAGGGCAGAATCGGGATGCTGGTCCCCCGGTCGTTCATGTACAAGGAGTCGTTCGAGGACGTGCGCCGGGAACTGGTCGAACCCGACGGGAAGTTCGACTTCGACTTTCTGGTCGAGTTCGGCGATGGCGTCCTCGACAACGCGACGGTCCGGACCGTCGGAACGGTCCTGACGAAGGGCGAGACCGAAAATTCCCGAGGAGGCGACGACCACCAATCGGTCGGCGAGTTCGTGCAGTTGTCGGACGTGCGCGCCGACGAGCAGGAAGAAACCTTCGCGCGGGTTCTCGGGGACGACCCCGAAGTAGCGTGGCGACGCCACTCGGTCCCGACCGACGAGTTCCGGACCGTCCCCGGCGGGATGCTGACCTACTGGACGCCCTCGGACCTGCGCGAACTCTACGCCAGCGAGACGGTCCTCGACGCCGAGCAGGCCGGTCTCGACCGGGACGGCATCGGGTCGGCCAAGAAGGGCATCGACACGGGCGACAACGACCGATTCGTGCGTCGGTCGTGGGAGTGCGACGACGAGTCCCGCTGGCGGCCCTACGCCAAGGGCGGCGAGCGCAGTTGGTTCCACTACCCCGACGACTTCCGGGTGCTGTGGGGGACGGGCGAAGACGCCGGGCGGGAGATTTCCAGACACGATAGTTCGACCATCCGGAATCGGGACGCTCAGGGCCGAGAAGCCGTCACGTGGCCGCTCATCAAGGACTCGGGCCACCGGTTCGCCCGGTTTCCGAGCGGCGGCGTCTCGGACAACGGCGGGCCGTGCTTCTACCCCGACGACGAATCGACCGCGTACCTGACCGCCCTGCTCAACAGCACGATTTACACTGGTTTGATGTTGGCACAGACGCCCGAGAGACAGTGGAATCTGTCCGATGTCGCAGTCCTGCCGTACTTCGACGCTCCCGACGAGGCCAGACGGAAACTGACCGAGGCCTCGGCCGAGCTGACCGAACTGGTCGAGCGATTCGAGTCCCGCCGGTTGCGGTCGGGTCGCTACGGCGAGACGCTGGGCGAGTACGAGGACGTAGCAGAGTTCGTCGCCGAGCGAGCAAACGCCATCGAGGAGATAGTCGGCCGGATGCGGGAGCGGAAGGCCGAAATCGACGCCATCGTGGCCCGAGAGTTGGCCATCGGCGACGACGTGCTGGCCGAAATCGAGCGCGAGGCCGCCCTGCGATACGGCGGTTTCGACCCGGTTCCCTACGACACGTCCGACCTGCCGACCGACGAGGAAGCGGTCTGCCGGCGACTCGTGTCCCACCTCGTCCTGCGGGCAGTCCGCGAGAGCGACGACGGCATCGTGGACCTGAGCGCCGACTTCCGGCCGGGCGAGGACCTCCACGACGCGATTGCCGACGAACTCCACGACCTGTTCGACGCGCCGCCCGAGGCGGTCCTCGCGGACATCGACCGGACGCTCGGCGCGCAGTCGGCCGAGTCTTCGGCGTACCCTAACGTCGAGCGGTGGGTCCGCGAGGAGTTCTTCGACGCTCACCTGTCGCAGTTCGAGAACACGCCCGTAATCTGGCGACTGACGACCGCTCGACTGGTCTCTGACCCCGCGGGCGAGGGGTTCGGTTGTCTGGTCGATTACGCCGAAATCGACTCGTCGCTGTTCGACCGACTAGAGACTCAGTATCTCGAACCGCGGAAGGCCGACCTGCGCGAGCGTCGCAACGCCGCCGAGCGACGCCGGGCCGACGACTCGCTCTCGGCGTCCGAGCGGGCCGACGCCGCCGACGAGTACGACCGCTGTGTCAGCGGACTGGAACAAATCGAGGCGTTCGAGGAGGCGATGCGGGCGCTGTCGGACGAGTCGCCCCGCGAGTGGGGACCGGACGACCGGGAGCGAGCGGAGGCGCTGGGCAGAGACGTGGCAGAGTTCCGCGAGCGGACCGACGAGAAACTCGACGGACTCGACAAACTCGCCGACCTGCACGACGAAGCGTGGTTCGCGGACGTCTTCAGTCCGGCCTTCCGCGAGAAAGTCGCGGCCAACCGCGGCGAGTGGATTAGCGCGCTGGAGGACTTACAGGCGGCCTGTTCGGCCTACGCCCGCCCCGCGGAAAAACCGGTCGAGGCCCACCACTACGACCTGCTGGCGCACTTTCCCGACTTGGCGGGGTCGGACCACTATTCGAGCAACGGCGTGCTGTTCACGACCTACTACTTCGAGCGCGAGGAGATTCGGCACCTCGACGAGGAGCAACCGGAGGGGAGTCCGGGCGAATCCACGGAGAATCCGAGCGAATCCACAGCGAATCCCAGCGACGAGACGGCCGAGATTCTGGCGGACCTCACGGCCGACGTGGACGAGTACAAGTCGCTGGCCGAGGAAATCGAGGACCAGTGTGCCGACTTGAAGCGGTCGCTCTCGTCGGACTGGAAAACGCGGGCGCTCGCCGAAATCACGACGGCGGGGTACCGCCCCGAGCGCAAACACGGCGTGGCGGTCACCCTCGAACCCCTCGCCGACGCAAAACTCGTCCCCGAGAGCGTCGAGCGTCGGGTGCTGTAG